The following nucleotide sequence is from Futiania mangrovi.
CCAGGCTCGACCGGCTGATCTGTCGCCGGCGGGCCGTGGCGGACCGGGCGGATGCCGAGGGGGCGCCCGCTGCCAAGTTCCTCCGAGCCCGTGAGGCGGTGCAGCCGCTGGCGCCCGAACCCCTTGATGTCGGCGAGGCCGATCTCCTCGGTCCGGAAGATGTCCGGCAGCTTCTCCCGCGTCGTGTCGCAGATGACGATCTCCATCGCTTCAGCGTGGGATTCCATGCGCGCCGCCAGGTTCACGCCTGGCCCGAAGACATCGTAGACGTACTTCTGGATGCCGACGATGGAGCCGACGACCGGTCCCGTCGCCACGCCGATGCGCGCCCGCCACTGATGCTGGTGGGTCTCGTTGCGGCGCTCGAGGAAGTGCAGCATCCGCAACGCGACGCCCGCGATGTTGGCGGCGTGCTCGGGCGTTTCCTCCGGCATCCCGGAGACCGCGAGATAGGCGTCGCCGATGGTCTTCAGCCGCTCGCAGCCGAACTGCTCCACAATCCGGTCGAAGGCGGTGAAGATGTCGTTCAGTTCCTGGATCAGGGCGGGCGGGTCGGCGGTCACGGCCATGTCGGTGAAGCCCACGAAGTCGAGCATCAGGATCGTGACATGGTCGAAGCGGCGCGGCGTGGTCACGCCGAACTGGCGCCACTCCTCGTAGACGGTCTTGGGCATGATGTTGAGCAGCACGCGCTCGACCCGTTCCTTCTCCTTGCGCAGGTCGCGGTTCTGCTTCTCCACCATCGTCGAATAGGACTGGATCATGTATTCCAGCTCCCGCAGCTTGGAGACGTTCTGGCATTCGACCAGCAGGACGGTGCCGCCCTCGCGCGCCTCCTCGGTGACCTGGGCGGCGACGCTGATCCGCTTGCGTCCCGCCTGGATCTCCGTCTCGAAGGCGTAGTGGCGTCCCGCGGCGAGGCGGGCGGACATCCGCTCCGGATCGAAGCCGGACAGCAACGCCGGCAGGTGCGCGGCGGCCGCTCCGTCGAGCCCGAACCACTCCCTGAAGCGGGAGTTGGCGAAGATGACGCGCAAGTCTCCCGGCTCGGCGACGGCGAGGCCGACACCTACGGAATCGAGCAGCAGCGTGTGCAGGCGGTCCATGTCCATCGGACTGTCTCCCCGAAACTCAGCCCTGACCCTGCGCGACGACGAGCGTGCGGCGGCTGACGAAGGCATGCAGCACCGTATCGACGTCGGCGGGGTCGAGGTCGAAGTCCTCCAGCGTCTCGCGCAGCAGGACGGCCATCTCGTCGAACGCCTCCCCGCTGATGCCGAGCCGGGCATGCACGCGGCGCAGCGTCTCGTCGTTGAAGCTCGCGGGGCCGCCCATCATCGATGCGAAGAACTTCGTCTGGTGGTCGATGAGGCGCGCCATGTCGATCTCCTCGAAATAGGGCGCGAGGAGATCGCTCTCGCCGACGCGGTCATAGAAGCTCATGACCATGCGGCTGACCCTTGCGAAGCCGCCGCATCGGTCGAAGACGGCAGGGCCTGCGGGGGGCGTGTGTGCGGTCGCGTTCATTGGCGTGGGTCTCCTTGCCTGGTTCTTGCGGCGGGGGACGTGCCGCCAATCAGGGTCAGCACGTCGTTCAGCACCAGGCGCGGGTCGAGGAAGTCGGCGCTGTAGATGTTCCTGACCTGGCCGGCGTCGTCGATCAGCATCACCCGCAGCAGATGGCTGTAGGGGCCGGAGGGATCGGCCGGATTTGCCTTCGCCATCACGGGCTGGTCGTAGGCGTCGAGCACCGGTTCAATCGTCTCCTCGTCCGGCGCGGTCAGGAACAGCCAGCGGGGCGGCCTGGCGTCGTCGGCGCGCAGGTGGCGCGCGTATTCCCCCATGCGGGCGGGCGTGTCGTGGGCGGGGTCGAAGCTGACCGAGACCAGCTGCAACTTTCCCGCCACCTCCGGCATCTCGCCCGCCAGCGCCTGAAGGTCCGTCATCCGCATCGCCGCGACCGGGCAGATGTTGCCGCAGCGGGTGTACATGAACGCCATCACCGTGATCCGGTCCCGGAACAGCCGGGCGAGATGGTGGGCCGCGCCGAACTCGTCCAGCAGGAGGGCATCGGCCGCCGGACGGATGCGCGGCAGGGAATAGGTGCCGGGGGCGGCGAGGGCGAAGGCGTAGCCGTCGGCGGGGCCCGTGACGGTGTGCGTGGGGTTCGCGGCATCGTCGTGGGCGATGGCAGGCGCTGCCAGCAGAAGCGTGGCGAGGGCCGCCAGCAGGGGTGCATTGCGGGTCATGGTCCTTGTCCTCGGAAGGGGCGGTTGCGCGGGGCCGCGAACGGGCGCGGCGCCGCGCGTGGCTGCCGGAGTTCAGCTTCCGTAGAGATCGCGGGAGCCGAACCGCATCAGGTGCGGGCGGCCCAGCCCCTCCGCCAGGAAGTCGATCTCGAAGCGGGGCACCAGTTCCTTGCCGGTCCAGTCGTAGGCCTTCAGGAACTGCTCGTTGTCCGCCCCCGTCTTGTCCCAGTTCGCGAGCAGCGAGCTGGTGTAGTAGACGCGCTCGCCGTCCCAGCTTTGCGAGACCATGTTCACCTGCGCGCCGATCTTCTTCTCGTGGATCAGCTTCGGGGCGAACGGGTCGGTCACGTCGTAGATGCGCGTCATCCCGTCCATGAAGCTGTCTACGAACAGCGTGCTGTCGTCGGCGCTGAGGCTGATGTCGACCGGCAGCGGCATCTTGGAGGGATCGCCCACCTCGCCGACCTTCCGGGCGTGCCATTCCTGGTTCTCGTCCTCGTGGATCAGCCAGATCTCGGAGGTGAGCGCCGTCGTGGTGAAGGCGTAATTGTTGTTCTCGCCCCAGGCCCAGCGGATCTCGAGGGGGACGCCCGGCACCTCGAACACCTTGCGCGGCGTGCGGGCATGGAAGTCCCACAGCACCATGGTGCCGCCGAACGCCTTCATGGCTTCGGGATCGTTCACCACCTCGCCCAACGGCCGCATGTAGTTGTCGAGCCCCGTGAAGGAGGACGTGAGCATCACGTTCCGGCGGGGCAGCACCCGGGCGTCGTAGCCGTAGCCGTCGGCCTTGGCCGCGTTCTCCGCGCCGCGCGGCTCCTCCGCAGTCGGCATCCAGTGCGTCGCGATGTACTCGCCGTCGTTCGTATACTCGACGAGGCCGGTCCGGCCGGTTCCGTCCGTGTTGGACAGGCCCGAGATCATCATGCGCCCGGGCAGGGCGTATGCGCCATGCGGGCCGACGACGCCGCCGCTCTTCTCCACGAAGTCGTCGATGGTGCGGACGAGCTTCGGGTTCGCCGGATCGGTGGCGATGTCGAAGATCCAGATCATGCTGGTGTCGAGGCCCTGCACCCAGAAGTGCCGGCGGTCGTCGGTCAGGCCGCCGTGGTGTGCCTCGTGCTGGCCGCCGACGGAGTCGACGTCGATCACCTGCCCGAAGGTCGGCGAGCCCGAGCGCACGTCCACCGTGACGACCTTGTCGGAGCCGTCTCCGACCCCGTCCATGCCGAGCGTCCAGACATAGACGAACTCCTCCTCGCCGGTGATCTTGGCCATATAGGGGGACTGGCATGTCTCGTCGGCCAGGGCGGGAGCGGTGGCCGACGCCGCGATTGCCGTTGCCGACACGGTGGCCAGAAGCCAGGCGTTTGCATGCTTGCGGAACATCTCTTGCCTCCAATGCACTGGAATATGCCAGCTGTACCGGCCGCGGCTTTCCGCGGCGGGCAGTGACGATCCGACACTAGGGCGTGCCCGGCGCCCTTGCTTGGAGGCTGTCTGGAGATTGCTTGGAGAAGTGCTGGATTCCGGCAATACTGCCCGTGAGGGAGGCGCCGGCATTGCCATGATCCACGCCTTCGAGGATATCACGCTCGATACGGCGTTGTTCGAATTGCGCCGCGCGGGAGACGTGGTGCCGGTCGAGCCGCAGGTGTTCGAGCTTCTGGCCCTCCTTGTGC
It contains:
- a CDS encoding adenylate/guanylate cyclase domain-containing protein, translated to MDMDRLHTLLLDSVGVGLAVAEPGDLRVIFANSRFREWFGLDGAAAAHLPALLSGFDPERMSARLAAGRHYAFETEIQAGRKRISVAAQVTEEAREGGTVLLVECQNVSKLRELEYMIQSYSTMVEKQNRDLRKEKERVERVLLNIMPKTVYEEWRQFGVTTPRRFDHVTILMLDFVGFTDMAVTADPPALIQELNDIFTAFDRIVEQFGCERLKTIGDAYLAVSGMPEETPEHAANIAGVALRMLHFLERRNETHQHQWRARIGVATGPVVGSIVGIQKYVYDVFGPGVNLAARMESHAEAMEIVICDTTREKLPDIFRTEEIGLADIKGFGRQRLHRLTGSEELGSGRPLGIRPVRHGPPATDQPVEPGRGPAIRTQPTR
- a CDS encoding group I truncated hemoglobin, which codes for MNATAHTPPAGPAVFDRCGGFARVSRMVMSFYDRVGESDLLAPYFEEIDMARLIDHQTKFFASMMGGPASFNDETLRRVHARLGISGEAFDEMAVLLRETLEDFDLDPADVDTVLHAFVSRRTLVVAQGQG
- a CDS encoding SCO family protein; protein product: MTRNAPLLAALATLLLAAPAIAHDDAANPTHTVTGPADGYAFALAAPGTYSLPRIRPAADALLLDEFGAAHHLARLFRDRITVMAFMYTRCGNICPVAAMRMTDLQALAGEMPEVAGKLQLVSVSFDPAHDTPARMGEYARHLRADDARPPRWLFLTAPDEETIEPVLDAYDQPVMAKANPADPSGPYSHLLRVMLIDDAGQVRNIYSADFLDPRLVLNDVLTLIGGTSPAARTRQGDPRQ
- the mtoX gene encoding methanethiol oxidase, with translation MFRKHANAWLLATVSATAIAASATAPALADETCQSPYMAKITGEEEFVYVWTLGMDGVGDGSDKVVTVDVRSGSPTFGQVIDVDSVGGQHEAHHGGLTDDRRHFWVQGLDTSMIWIFDIATDPANPKLVRTIDDFVEKSGGVVGPHGAYALPGRMMISGLSNTDGTGRTGLVEYTNDGEYIATHWMPTAEEPRGAENAAKADGYGYDARVLPRRNVMLTSSFTGLDNYMRPLGEVVNDPEAMKAFGGTMVLWDFHARTPRKVFEVPGVPLEIRWAWGENNNYAFTTTALTSEIWLIHEDENQEWHARKVGEVGDPSKMPLPVDISLSADDSTLFVDSFMDGMTRIYDVTDPFAPKLIHEKKIGAQVNMVSQSWDGERVYYTSSLLANWDKTGADNEQFLKAYDWTGKELVPRFEIDFLAEGLGRPHLMRFGSRDLYGS